The following nucleotide sequence is from Zea mays cultivar B73 chromosome 1, Zm-B73-REFERENCE-NAM-5.0, whole genome shotgun sequence.
TCCATAGacgaggatcagctccttaatTCAGTGCATGATCCATGAGGTGATGTGAAGATGATGTCTAGGCATGATGGTATTAATCATAAGCAGGCCTCGTTTCCATTAGTTGCAGGCCTTATAGGGGAAAGAACGAGGTCCTAGATAACGAATGTTCCAGCAAGTCCTACGCAATGCAGGTATGATCATACGATCTTTGGCATGGATTTCTGCCCTTTCAGTGGCCTAAAAAGAGCAGCCCTTTCTGCAATCTCTCTGTAGTTCTGATGCTTTCTCCTCTGTTGGCGCAGGGCACAACAGCTGTGAGTTGAGCATTACGCATGGGAAGGTGTTATCTTGTTCTTGATAGCCTTGGCTCACTAGAGTTTTGTAGCATTGTGGTGCCTTGGCATGACTTGTACTTAGGTTGGGGGTCCTTTATTCACCAGGATGGATCTTCTGAAATCAGTGCTGAAGGAACTGGAAATTGGCACACATGACATATTGCCTTCTAACTCATACAATCTGCCACCAGATGTCTCACAGTTTTGGTGCCGATCGGCTTCCTGCAATGGAGAATGTGAAAATCGAACCTGGAATGTAGGGCAGAAAACCACTACTGAGGCAGGCGGGGATAAAGATGGAGTAACATAGGCTGGGAAATGTCTAGATCTCTTGCCATACTACACATGGGAGTATGCGTTGGATCCCAATGTTCTGTAGTTAGTGTTGAGCCTTGAGGTTTTAGAGCTGTAGTGTTGGGGAAAATGTGAGCGGGTAACACTGATTTTTAACAGCTGATGTGCTGCTCCGGGCAAATTCAGTCGGGCGTTATGCTAATGAAGATTATGTCAAAGGAAAATATGACCAAGGGTGAAAGGAGATTTATGTAGTTCCCTTTTAGTTACACATCTGATTTTATTTTAAGCAAGTACGGATGAGGGATATCCGTGGTCAAGTTTGATGCTTCAGGTTGAGGTGAAATTTCGTTATTTGGCGACTCAGTATGCCCACCTCACTGTGTAATCTTTATATCTCAAGCGTGTAAAAGGATGCCCAAAATACAACTGTATAGATCATCGTGGATCACTCGATCAGCTCATATTTATTCTATCAATAAAGGCAAATATAAGACTAACTACATTCTTTATATTCATCTACTCTCTTCTTGAAGATTCTTATttatatatcatttctcttcaACAGTGTTCTCTATATATTAATCTACATACGTACTAGAGATTTGTATTTTTTGCAAAGAATGAGTTCTACAAAATTGCTATCAGACCCACATTTTATACTCAAATGGACCCACAAGTCATACTCAAAAGAGAATCTTTCCAATGACAAAAATACAAATTTCTCCTTAAATACTCATAGTACATACATATTTGTTATATCCTCaaatattttatatattttttaattTTACTTAATCTATTACTTGAAATATAAAAATGAATAGGTGAAAGAAGGGAGGGTCTATACATAGATGACGATGAAAGAACGGCTTCTATGTTTAGAGGAtgcttcatatagaaagagaatcttctccatatgaatgagatgttttagagttagtttggaaaaaaaacaaaaacagAGGGGATTGGAGAAGCTAAAATCTCctccttattcaattttgaataaaaaGATGATTTTATCCCCTCTAATCCCTTTCGGTTTTTAgacttccaaactagcccttacagAAACTTACTTTCGGAGACAATTTAAGATCGGAAGATTTACCATATTGTGCTTTGGGAACTACTACCGGTACCAATAAATAAGAATGTGCAGAGTAAATTTGGTGTCTTGTACAAACATAATGGATGAGTACAGTGCATGTTGTGAATAGTGTACATCTCATCTTCTGAACACATGCCACAGTtgttagaaagaaaaaaaaaggctTCCCCACATCAGTGAGATAGCTCTCACTATTGCATACAAACTGATTAGGCACACACTAGTAGTTCCTAATAGCAAAAAAGCCACCTGATTGAACAGCATCCAAAGTATTGTTCCCTGGGACTAGAAACAGGTATTCTCAACAATAAAAAAATGTTGACAATTGTCTATAAACCTGTTAGCCCACCTAAACAAAAGTACACAGGTTGGTAAACCATCCAGGCTGCATGATTGAATCATTGTGCACCCTCCTGGTTTTTCACCGCCAAAAAAGGGGAGCCTGTAGCAACTGATCAACTCGCATAATGCTACCTTCACTGTGCGCTCTCAGTTTTCTCGTCACTGTAACCAGCTGCCCTGCCCATTCTGCCTACCAAGACTGAATCAGGAACTGGGCCTTCGTATTCTCCAGTTAGACCACGGTAGGAACGTGCCTTGAGGTAGTCGATTGAGGACATTGCTCTTCCTTGGTAAAGGACAGCGTCGTTGTGCTGGTTTTGGATGCTCAGTGCCTTTTCAGTTACCTCAGCCAGAGCGAGCGACGTTTCCGATTGTTCCTCATTTTCTGTGGGGGCAATCGGTTAGAAAACATGTGTTATAATTAGTAAAAAAAAAGTAGAACAAACAAAATAAAAGCAAATGAGTGAGCCAACCATAGCACTATTAGAGGACAGAACTTGTTCAGACAGTGACAGATGGATAGACCCAACTGCGTATGATGTACCTTGAGGGCAATTATCTTCCACATAGACACCTTTGATAAAAGAAAAGCGTGCTTCTCCTGTTGTGCTCGCAGCTTCTTGTTTCTCTGAAGTGATCAAATCCTTGAAATCCAAAAGATACTCTCCGGTCCACTCTCTTCCCCTGAAAGCATGTGGCTTCTGGCATCAGAACCATAGCAAAAATATGTAAATTGATGCCACATGAGGCACTTCATATAGATTTGTAATCAGGCACAAACAATACAAGTATCTTGGGTAATGTAGCATACCTGCCAAAAGCTAGTACAGCTTCAAAAGGTGTAATAACTGGAGCTAAAAAATCCTTGCTATCCAGCAGAGCAGTTTGGGCACAAGAAACATAAATAAAAACTTCGCACTGCTCCAAGGAAAAACAATGTCAGATGGCATCAATTGGTTAACAGAGAAAAAAACAGTTCAGAGCTGATTAAAGTAGCACACCTCTGGAAAATTCGCAAGCTTGGCAGAATTAGGCCTACCCATGACCAATGTATAGGATTTCTTTCCAGCGGCCTTGATCAGATCTTTCATTTGTTCGATTATATGAAGATAACCAGCTGCATCATGAAGGAGTGCAGTGCAGTGCAATGCACCACATCACAAAATGTAAACGTTTCCAGCAAAATTTCTGGCCAGGTAAACATGAGAAACTAAGATAATACTATTCAAGTAAAGTGGCTGTATTTGTGACTATGACAAATGCACTAAATCAACAGACCGGTAAAGAAACAAGGAATGTCTAGCCTGGCCATTGGCCAAACCATGAAACTAGTTAGCGAGTTCCTCCATCTCCTGCTTGATCTGCTTATAGCGAAACTAGACTTGTGATGAACCAATCAGGCGTGGATCAGATCTCACCCAGTATAGTGCCTTTCTACGGGGCACACATGACTAAAATATAAAGGTAAACCTCATAGCTGAGATCACATTCTAACAGTGTCTCAACATTAGCATAACTATTTATGTTCAAGTTAACAATGTGCATACCTACACCCAGAGTTCCCACCAAAATGCCAATAATATTTGCATCCTTCGCCTTCTCCACGAGGTAATATCTACAATTACAATTCATATTTTGTAATCAACACCAAATATAGTAAGAAAATAGTATATCGATGCTGCAAAAACAAAATACCTTCGCCTAAGAATTTTCATCAGATGAGAGACGTCCGCTGTGAGTTGATTTTCTATTGCATCATATCTAACTGCAAAAAAAACATTCAAATGCATTACATTCAGAAGATCCCTGCATTAGAGCAAATGCCTTAACCAAATGGAAGATTCTTTAAACTTACTGCAAAAGATGATCAATTACAGAATGGGAAATGTAAGCAGTTGCAGTTGTAAAGGAGAGGGCTATAAGATCTGCATTACACATCCCTAAGCAGAAATAACAGGAACACGATTCACAGCCGATCAAGAATCAAAATTTTAGATTTCAAACAAGCTGCACTCCATGTACATTGCCATATGCAAGTATTGGATATGACACTGCCGATTATTCAGAAAAACTAATACaagcttagaaaaacaagagtacAGGGCCTGCACAAATTAAAACAATCCTCCTACTAGACATAAAATGAGGATGAAGAAAACACACCTATTTCACATTTATTGAAGGTAAGCACTATGTTGGCAAATGCTGAGCTATCTTGTCCAATCCAAAATATGAAATAGTCCTCCATTTTCTCCTCAACTGAAATATTCCATGTCATGCCAGCAAGGCTGTACTTTTGTGTGGAACTGGAACATTCCATGCCATTACGATTATTCAGGAATGTTGCCGACTCGCTGTTTCTGGAGATATCCCCATTACAAGAGGGGCCACTCGACTGAGGAATTTTGTTTTCTTCTGTAGTACTTGATGATGGACTCATAACTGAACATAGAACTTCTGCATACTGGACTTCATGATTGCCAGAATTTGATTTACATGACTCCATGAAAGTCTGTCTAAGGTCATCCAATGCATATGCGTACTCTAGTCCATATAAAACCTGTTTGCGAAGCCATAATAGCCAAGATTAgtacaaatagaatatgtagAATGTCAACAGTAGTTGATAGCATAACATAGTTACTTTTTATTTCTCGGTAAAGCAATTGCACTAGTGAAAATGCAAGGCAACAGAAACCTAAGTAAGCAGATCAATGAAAATCCTAGACATGATATGAAATTTCTGTTTGAATTACCATAATCTTTTGTAAATATTACATTACCCCCATTGTAGCGTTAATTTTACCATAACAAGAAGTGGAAACCACAGGAAATACAAAAGGATTTTTCCTGACCTATTTTTGGGCCTAGATTACAAGCAACTATAAGAACGACGACCTAAATAAAAACACAGCTTCTGCCCAAAGAATCTTTCTTGCTACTAATGTTAGCCAAGAAGATTCCTTACTTGGGTAGCATTAGCAAACACAATCATTTATCAGTATGTTGATCTTATAGTGTGGTTTAGCAAAGTTGCTAAGTCCAGAATTCACGATATGGCGCTATGGACCATAGAAAGATTGAAGCTCATCCCATGGGGAGACCCAGTGCAGGGGGGGCTCCCACATGAGAGGTCAGAGAAAAGGATAAACCGACTCCTTCGCACTGGCGAATTGGCGATTCAGCAGCTCTCACCGGCCACCCTACATCAGGCATGCCCTtcccatggactaaacaaaaAGTTTTTAAGCAGAGGAAATAGTTTGGGGCCTACCAGAATGCGCTTATTGCTTTTCCTTGAGCACTCCAGCAATGTGCCGGCACATGCGTGGACATCCAACGGTGCCTTCCCAAATACAAAGAAAGCTGGCAAATTTGATGTTCTGCAGTTCAAGTTGCCCGCACAAAAGGTAGTGTTAGCACAAACTGATGATAGCACACAACGAATGGTTCCCAACAAGTCGGGGAAATTGTTATCAAACTTTTTAGACGGAGAGGCTCACGGGCTCATGCAGGCGTGGCCGTAGTGGACGACGCACTGCGCATCGATGTGGGACGCGCCCACCTCGTCCACGCAGCAGGAGTTGTACGCCGTGTCGGCCATCACGAACACCCTAACCCCACTGTCGGCGCCGCCGGAGGCAAGCTCCCGCCGCAACGCCCTCGCCACCGCAGCAGCATCCTTCAGCATCTCGTCGGGGAACTACGGCGCAATGAGAACGAGGTGAAAGAGGAGCACCAACAAACGGCTGACGTATCCAGAGAGAGTGCGGGAGATGAATCGAATATGAATGGTTTGGGCAGGATTACCTGGAGCGCGACCCTGGTGTAGGCGCCGTCGCGGAGGAACTGGGCGGTCCGGGGGATCTCATACCTGAAAGCGATGTCGGCTTCCATGGTCGGGCTGTTGGGAGGTaacccgccgccgcgccgccggagGAGAAGTGGGGGCAGTCAGGAAGGAACGTGACAAGAGTACGAGACCATCGAGACGCTTGGCTGAGGATTTTGGAGAGCTTTATAATTTTAGAGCACTTTAGGATACATTTGGTTGTAGAGTTTATTCAGTTTTTTAAAACATAGTCATTCTATTCTTCTTGGCAAGTACAACGAAGTCATTCTAATTTTTGTTTGGTTAAGAGTAAAATAGGATAGAGACTTTCTGTTCTTTATTTGGTAGTCATATGAGTgtagagagaggaaaaggaaggAGACCACTTGCGTCGACGTCCAATAAAGCACTTTGCATCCAATTATTTTGGTGGAGCGAAAACACTCCAACTATTTATTAAAAAAATCATATGAAAACTCCAAAAGCCGCTTCAATTCTCTTTTATTGGAAACCAAACATCCAAAATACTGAAATGGAACCACTCATTTCTTCTCTACTCTTCAACCAACCACACCTTTAGTTTCTAGAGACTAATTTAGTCTattaattttattttattttattttttaaatTATTTAATACATAAATTAAAATACATTTTTAGTTTCTTTATTTAGCAATTTAGtcactaaaatgaaataaaataaagAACTTTAAGCATTTTAGTTTATTTTTACAGCAAGCTAATACAATATCTATACATTGCGTTGGTACCGTACATTAGGACGGCACAATTTCTAGCTCAAATCAGAGTTATTAAAACCTGAAGCCGTTTGGAGCTCTCCCCGCGTTTCGCGGTCACAGTTTTGCATAAAGGTCATCTATCTTTTCGCGATTTAGCTCGTGCTCCTCCCTCGAACACCAATCAGATTCGGTTGGGCACCGCGACGCGGTCCCCTGAACACCGGTCTCACCTTGTCCCAACCCTAGCTTGtcaccgccgcctcctcctgttcCGTCGCCGCCCCACCCCTTGGGCGAACCCACCGTCGCCCGGCCCAGCCCTACAACTCCTACTCCGCCTTCTTTGAAGCCCTCGACTCGCTTCACCGCCGCGACGGGCCCAGCTTCCATCCTACCGAGACGGAAGCGTAGGTGGGAGCGGGTGGGCCAGATCCGCCGCACGTCGCCTTGCTCAGCCTCTCCAATGGACGAGGCTGCAGGTGCTCGAGGACTTCGTGTCCGACCTCGACGCGCTAACGCAGCAGTCAAGGCAGCGGCACGCGCACAAGTTGCACGGCCCGCAGCTGGACTGTCAGTTCCAGAGCCTGGCTAGGCTCATGGACCAGCTGCGCGGTAACGTCGCTAAGGCCAAGAAGGTGCTGGGCAGCAAGGGCAAAGGGAAGGGGTTTGCCAGGTTGGTGCGGAGCTCCATGGTGGGTGACCCGCTCATCAAGTACGCTAGGCTGATCAGGGACGACCTCAACTAGTGGCTGGAGCTGCAGGAGCTGACCTAGAGCATCGGCAATGTCATAGCGTCGACTGCAGAAGCACGCCGTCGTTGGTGAGGGTTAAGTCGGAGCATGGATACCCGGTGTCCAAGAAGTGCAGCTATGTTAGGGAGCTGTTGGAGAGGGATGGGGCTCATCGAGTCGTCCTCATAGTCGGTCTCTCTGGTATCGGGAAGTCATGCCTCGCACGACAAATTGCTTCTGATCCGCCACTTAGTTTCGTGGATGGTGCGATTGAGATTGGTTTTGGGAGGTGGTGCAGCACGGCAGCATGTAATGGGAGCAGAAACGAATACCATAAGCGCCTTGCTAGGAAGATCTGCACGTTCCTTGTGCAGATCGGCTCCATAACTCTCAAGGAGGATACTGGAATAGATCTTGATGATGTCTGTTGCTTGCTCCAGACGGCATTGGTCGGAAGAAGCATGCTGATCCTACTTGATGATGTTTGGGAGCAAGACATTGTTGATCGCTTCACAAGACTTTATGATAATGATTACCGGTATCTCGTGACAACATGGGATGAAGCTATCtacgagatagcagaagctgaaaAGGTAGAAATATGTAAAGACGACATCAAGGAGATCAGCACGGAAATTCTTCTCTATCACAGCCTTCTCAGTGCTGGAGAGCTTCTGGTATGCTCTACTCTTGTAGTTGATGGTCCTTAATTATTTTCAGTTGCATATCACATCTGTTAGCTTTGTCTGCTGATTCTAATTTGCATATGTTCATCTGCTGCTTTAATGAAGGTTCCCCTGCTGCAAAAATCTCTACTTGTACATATGTTTCCATTTCAAGATTAATCTTATTCTGTTAACAACATATTATCTTAAGTAGCATCGTGTTTACCTTCACAAATATGTTCAATATTTTTTACATACATATATATTTTCAATCAGTAGTTGTGCCAAACTTGCAAAGTAAGACATTTTAGAAGAGACGATGCTACTTAAGATAATATGTTCCCTGGTTACTCTGTTCCCTGGTGCAGTTTGTGCTCGCGTCCTCAAGCATTCATGTATGCTGCAATATGGAGGTTTAGTTTTTTTATAGTTTCTTAAATAGCCAACAAGTGGAAAAATAACTATAGACTCTATAGATATCACAACAATTGATGTTAGGGCCAAACAGTTCAGACAATGAGAATGATGGAGGGTTCAGACAATTCATGATGGGGGTCCTCGGATCATTTATGGTGCCCCTGCAGTTGTACCTATCAATGAGACAACTATTCTCTTGTTATGGAGGAAACAATTTGCTCTATCTGTTAGGGCCAAACAGTTCAGACTGTTTGAACCGTGACTATTTTATACTGAATGAGAATGATGGAGGGTTTTGTTTGTGTTGGATCCACTGGAGCAGGCACATGTGGACTGGGAGATACGAAGCCCACCTCTGGGACAACAGCTACATGAAGGATGGGCAGACTAGAAAAGGCAGACAAGGTTGATAGCTAACAAAAACCCAAAATAAAATGATGCAGCAAGCCTTTACCCATCATCTTAGACCTCCTTTAATTTCTAACATTTTGGTTTTGTTTTATAATTTTTGAAATGGTGATTCTGGGGTTTGCCATGACTGAATGTGATTGGCTGCATGCTCCACACAGTATATCTAGGTAAGAAGAATCATTTTCTGTCCAATCGTGCTTTCTATTGATCAATTAGTTGTTTCGAGCTGTGTTTAGCATATCCGTAAACAGGAAAGGTTATTTATTTTATCTAGTCATTAGGTGGTTACGACACCGAAGACAAGGCAGCGAGGGCTTACGATCTGGCTGCTCTGAAATACCGGGGTCCAGCTACTCACGTCAATTTCCCCGTAAGTGCCATGGAAGAAAACTGTAGCTTTATTCATGTGATGGGATTTCATAGCACACTTCGTTTGGCAGGTAGAAAACTATCGAGATGAGCTCGAGGAGTTATTAAAACCTGAAGCCGTTTGGAGCTCTCCCCGCGTTTCGCGGTCGTAGTTTTTCATAAAGGTCCTCTGTCTTTTCACGATTTAGCTCGTGCTCCTCCCTCGAACACCAATCAGATTTGGTTGGGCGCCCCGACGCGGTCCCCTGAACACCGGTCTCACTTTGCCCCAACCCTAGCTTGtcaccgccgcctcctcctgttccgtcgccgccccgcccccctgggCGAACCCACCGTCGCCCGGCCCAGCCCTACAACTCCTGCCCCGCCTTCTTTGAAGCACTCGACCCGCTTCACCGCCGTGATGGGCCCAGCATCCATCCTACCGAGACGGAAGCGTAGGTGGGAGCGGGCGGGCCAGATCCGCCGCATGTCGCCTTGCTCAGCCTCTCCAATGGACGAGGCTGCAGGTGCTCGAGGACTTCGTGTCCGACCTCGACGCGCTAACGCAGCAGTCGAGGCAGCGACACGCGCACAAGTTGCACGGCTCGTAGCTGGACCGCCAGTTCCAGAGCCTAGGCAGGCTCATGGACCAACTGCGCGGTAACGTCACCAAGGCCAGGAAGGTGCTGGGCAGCAAGGGCAAAGGGAAGGGGTTTGCCAGGTTGGTGCGAAGCTCCGTGGTGGGTGACCCGCTCATCAAGTATGCCAGGCTGATCAGGGACGACCTCAACCAGTGGATGGAGCTGCAGGAGCTGACCTAGAGCATCGGCAATGTCATAGCGTCGACTGCCAGAAGCACGCCGTCGTTGGTGAGGGTTAAGTCGGAGCATGGATACCCAGTGTCCAAGAAGTGCAGCTATGTCAGGGAGCTGTTGGAGAGAGATGGGGCTCATCGAGTCGTCCTCATAGTCGGTCTCTCTGGTATCGGGAAGTCATGCCTCGCACGACAGATTGCTTCTGATCCGCCACTTAGTTTCGTGGATGGTGCAGTTGAGATTGGTTTTGGGAGGTGGTGCAGCAGGGCAGCATGTAATGGGAGCAGAAGCGAATACCATAAGCGCCTTGCTAGGAAGATCTGCACGTTCCTTGTGCAGATCGGCTCCATGACTCTCAAGGAGGAGACTAGAATAGATCTTGATGATGTCTGTTGCTTGCTCCAGACGACATTGGTCGGAAGAAGCATGCTGATCCTACTTGATGATGTTTGGGAGCAAGACATTGTTGATCGCTTCACAAGACTTTATGATAATGATTGACGGTATCTCGTGACAACATGGGATGAAGCTATCtacgagatagcagaagctgaaaAGGTAGAAATATGTAAAGATGACATCAAGGAGATCAGCACGGAAATTCTTCTCTATCACAGCCTTCTCAGTGCTGGAGAGCTTCTGGTATGCTCTACTCTTGTAGTTGATGGTCCTTAATTATTTTCAGTTGCATATCACATCTGTTAGCTTTGTCCGCTGATTCTAATTTGCATATGTTCATCTGCTGCTTTAATGAAGGTTCCCCTGCTGCAAAAATCTCTACTTGTACATATGTTTCCATTTCAAGGTTAATCTTATTATGTTAACAACATATTATCTTAAGTAGCATCGTCTTTAGCTTCACAAATATGTTCAGTATTTTTTACATACATATATATTTTCAATCAGTAGTTGTGCCAAACTTGCAAAGTAATACATTTTAGAAGAGACGATGCTACTTAAGATAATATGTTCCCTAGTTACTCTATTCCTTGGTGTCGTGTGTGCTCGCGTCCTCAAGCATTCATGTACGCTGCAATATGGAGGTTTAGTTTTTTTTATAGTTTCTTAAATAGCCAACAAGAGGAAAACGAACTATAGACTCTGTAAATATCACAACAATTCATGTTAGGGCCAAACAGTTCAGACAATGAGAATGATGGAGGGTTCAGACAATTCATGATGGGGGGTCCTCGAATCCTTTATGGTGCCCCTGCAGTTGTACCTATCAATGATACAACTATTCTCTTGTTATGGAGGAAACAATTTGCTCTATCTGTTAGGGCCAAACAGTTCAGACTGTTTGAACCGCGACTGTTTTATACTGAATGAGAATGATGGAGGGTTTTGTTTGTGTTGGATCCACTGGAGC
It contains:
- the LOC100279605 gene encoding uncharacterized protein LOC100279605 encodes the protein MEADIAFRYEIPRTAQFLRDGAYTRVALQFPDEMLKDAAAVARALRRELASGGADSGVRVFVMADTAYNSCCVDEVGASHIDAQCVVHYGHACMSPTSNLPAFFVFGKAPLDVHACAGTLLECSRKSNKRILVLYGLEYAYALDDLRQTFMESCKSNSGNHEVQYAEVLCSVMSPSSSTTEENKIPQSSGPSCNGDISRNSESATFLNNRNGMECSSSTQKYSLAGMTWNISVEEKMEDYFIFWIGQDSSAFANIVLTFNKCEIVRYDAIENQLTADVSHLMKILRRRYYLVEKAKDANIIGILVGTLGVAGYLHIIEQMKDLIKAAGKKSYTLVMGRPNSAKLANFPECEVFIYVSCAQTALLDSKDFLAPVITPFEAVLAFGRGREWTGEYLLDFKDLITSEKQEAASTTGEARFSFIKGVYVEDNCPQENEEQSETSLALAEVTEKALSIQNQHNDAVLYQGRAMSSIDYLKARSYRGLTGEYEGPVPDSVLVGRMGRAAGYSDEKTESAQ
- the LOC100279605 gene encoding uncharacterized protein isoform X1 — its product is MEADIAFRYEIPRTAQFLRDGAYTRVALQFPDEMLKDAAAVARALRRELASGGADSGVRVFVMADTAYNSCCVDEVGASHIDAQCVVHYGHACMSPTSNLPAFFVFGKAPLDVHACAGTLLECSRKSNKRILVLYGLEYAYALDDLRQTFMESCKSNSGNHEVQYAEVLCSVMSPSSSTTEENKIPQSSGPSCNGDISRNSESATFLNNRNGMECSSSTQKYSLAGMTWNISVEEKMEDYFIFWIGQDSSAFANIVLTFNKCEIVRYDAIENQLTADVSHLMKILRRRYYLVEKAKDANIIGILVGTLGVAGYLHIIEQMKDLIKAAGKKSYTLVMGRPNSAKLANFPECEVFIYVSCAQTALLDSKDFLAPVITPFEAVLAFGRGREWTGEYLLDFKDLITSEKQEAASTTGEARFSFIKGVYVEDNCPQGTSYAVGSIHLSLSEQVLSSNSAMKMRNNRKRRSLWLR